From a region of the Phaseolus vulgaris cultivar G19833 chromosome 6, P. vulgaris v2.0, whole genome shotgun sequence genome:
- the LOC137830929 gene encoding large ribosomal subunit protein uL11c: MASTLIFSCPSLCSSSSSSFFSTSVKFSSNTKTISLPFPGNKTPLPTPSPSLPIRRRFNVIAMAPPKPGGKAKKVVGVIKLALEAGKATPAPPVGPALGSKGVNIMAFCKDYNARTADKPGYVIPVEITVYDDKSFTFILKTPPASVLLLKAAGVEKGSKDPKGEKVGKVTIDQLRTIAAEKLPDLNCSTIESAMRIIAGTAANMGIVVDPPVLEPKQKELV, from the exons ATGGCGTCAACACTTATCTTCTCCTGTCCCTCCttgtgttcttcttcttcttcttcatttttttccaCTTCTGTCAAATTCTCCTCAAACACCAAAACAATTTCTCTTCCGTTTCCTGGAAACAAAACCCCTCTTCCCACTCCTTCTCCTTCCCTCCCAATTCGAAGGCGCTTCAATGTCATTGCCATGGCTCCCCCTAAACCTGGTGGGAAGGCCAAGAAAG TGGTTGGAGTTATAAAGCTGGCCCTTGAAGCTGGGAAGGCTACACCCGCTCCTCCCGTTGGCCCTGCTCTTGGATCCAAGGGTGTCAATATTATGGCTTTCTGCAAGGATTACAATGCTAGAACCGCCGATAAGCCCGGTTATGTCATTCCTGTCGAGATCACAGTCTACGAC GATAAAAGCTTTACTTTCATATTGAAGACCCCACCTGCTTCGGTTCTACTTCTTAAAGCCGCTG GAGTGGAAAAGGGTTCAAAAGACCCCAAGGGGGAAAAGGTAGGAAAGGTCACAATTGATCAATTGCGTACAATTGCTGCTGAAAAGCTGCCGGACTTGAATTGCTCGACTATAGAATCAGCTATGAGAATTATAGCTGGCACTGCGGCAAATATGGGGATTGTGGTTGATCCTCCAGTTCTTGAACCCAAACAGAAGGAATTGGTGTAG
- the LOC137830930 gene encoding protein CANDIDATE G-PROTEIN COUPLED RECEPTOR 7 has product MKMGSSPCSFFLFLLLLLGLLPSSLSEIRFSEIRDDDRPIVPFDQFGFTHSGRLELNVSRLSLSNNNLNLSKVGFFLCTLDSWLHVLQQLEDGEIRCALQSDLVKFVYSFNSLDGKDSFNTDYTETDADQYNLVFANCHPQQLKVSMDVKSAMYNLDGTSNARDYLSAGRTILPKVYFVLSLVYFALAALWISVLYKKRLTAFRIHYFMLAVIILKALNLLCEAEDKSYIKRTGSAHGWDIIFYIFSFLKGISLFTLIVLIGTGWSFLKPFLQDKEKKVLMIVIPLQVIANIAQVVIDESGPYGHDWVTWKQVFLLVDVVCCCAVLFPIVWSIKNLREAARTDGKAAVNLMKLTLFRHYYIVVICYIYFTRVVVYALETITSYRYSWTSVVAAELATLAFYFFTGYKFKPEAHNPYFVIDDEEEEAAAEALKLEDEFEL; this is encoded by the coding sequence ATGAAGATGGGGTCTTCACCTTgctccttcttcctcttcctcctcctcttacTGGGTCTCCTCCCCTCCTCCCTCTCAGAGATCCGCTTCTCCGAGATCCGGGATGACGATCGGCCCATCGTTCCCTTCGACCAGTTTGGCTTCACCCACAGCGGCCGCCTTGAGCTCAACGTTTCCAGACTCTCCCTCTCCAATAACAATTTGAACCTCTCAAAGGTTGGCTTTTTTCTCTGCACCCTTGATTCCTGGCTCCATGTCCTCCAGCAGCTGGAGGATGGTGAGATTCGCTGCGCCCTTCAATCCGATCTCGTCAAGTTCGTATACTCCTTCAATTCTCTCGACGGCAAAGACTCTTTCAACACCGACTACACCGAAACCGACGCCGATCAGTACAACCTGGTCTTCGCCAACTGCCACCCGCAGCAGCTCAAAGTCAGCATGGACGTTAAATCCGCCATGTACAATCTGGACGGAACGAGCAACGCCCGCGATTACCTCTCTGCCGGCAGAACCATCCTTCCCAAGGTCTATTTCGTGCTGTCGCTTGTGTATTTCGCCCTTGCTGCTCTTTGGATCAGCGTGCTCTACAAGAAGCGATTGACCGCATTCCGCATCCATTACTTCATGCTTGCCGTGATCATCTTGAAGGCCTTGAATCTCTTGTGTGAGGCCGAGGACAAATCCTACATCAAGCGCACCGGCAGCGCCCACGGCTGGGATATCATCTTCTACATCTTCAGCTTCCTCAAGGGCATTTCTCTTTTCACTCTCATTGTCTTGATTGGCACCGGCTGGTCCTTCCTCAAGCCCTTCCTTCAGGATAAGGAAAAGAAGGTTCTCATGATTGTCATCCCCCTTCAAGTCATCGCCAACATTGCTCAGGTCGTCATTGACGAGAGTGGCCCCTACGGCCACGACTGGGTTACCTGGAAACAGGTCTTCCTCCTCGTCGATGTCGTTTGTTGCTGCGCTGTTCTCTTCCCCATTGTCTGGTCCATCAAGAACCTCCGTGAGGCCGCCAGGACCGACGGCAAGGCCGCTGTTAATTTGATGAAGCTCACCCTCTTCCGCCACTACTACATCGTCGTCATCTGTTACATTTACTTCACCAGGGTTGTGGTTTATGCCTTGGAGACCATAACCTCCTATCGCTATTCTTGGACCAGTGTGGTTGCTGCTGAGTTAGCCACGCTTGCTTTCTACTTCTTCACCGGCTACAAGTTCAAGCCTGAGGCTCACAATCCTTATTTTGTCATCGAtgacgaagaggaagaggctgCTGCCGAGGCATTGAAGCTTGAAGATGAATTTGAATTGTAA